tttatccagattccgcttgaagatttccattgatggagcgcccaccacctcccgtggcagcctattccactctctcactcccctcactgtcagaaagtttttcctaatgtctaatctgtatctctttccctttagtttcatcccattgcttcttgtacttccttgtgctaatgagaataggggagatccctctgcactgtgactacctttcagatatttgtagactgctattaaatctcccctcagccttctcgtctgcaaactaaacaatcccagttcttttagccgctcctcataggacatggtttgcagaccttccaccattttggttgctcttctctggacttgctccaatatatcgatgtcacACATATCGATATACTCAGTCCCTTCTCATCACTGCCATCTATACACACAACAATGGCGCTTACATTGCATGTCTTACCATCTAGTAGTACCAACATAGTCAGTAATTGACAATGCCTGGTAACCCCAGCAGTACATAGTGCTGCCATACACACAGGAGGTGCGCCAATGATGGGCCTGTCCTCGTCAGTGGTTCTGGGGGTGTCTGTATATGGCACAGCACTCGGTGCTGATGGGGGTGCTACACATGTTGTGGCAGCCATGTGACATTGAGGATAGTGACGGTGAGTCATCCATACGGTGTCACCCACACACCGGCTCGCCCCCACATGGTGATTCATGGCATGACTCACAGAGCTCCTTCATACCTTGCTGCCACCTTGACCCCCCACTGCACTCCTTATTACCCCCTCCTCAGAGATCTGCCTGCTTGGCACACCTGACTCTAGCCTTACatgccaacccccctcccctggaTTCCTATAGATCCCTCAAAGATCCTTCCGCTTCACAGACCCATCCTCGTATAACACTCATCTACAACTTtccttgttctttttttttctccaccattTTCAAGACCTCTTCTTACTGTCAGTGAATAGAAGCCTGTCCTTGGCATTCTGATCACTGGCTGCAAGTGTAACAACCCCCCAGCTGTGAGCAGTGGTCTGTAGAGATGTGTCAGGCAAGCAGTGATCTTGCTCCAAATTTCTGGAATTTGCCAAAGTCCGATCCCTTTGGGGGTCACATGATAGGTCGACTTTATTGTTACGTATTATTCACTTTACCTTTTGCCATTGCAGGTTGCGAAAAGTGATTGATAGAAGCGATAGAAAAACCGCGGACCGCTCCTCTGCCTCCTGCTTGCCAGCCTACAAGGATCCTCTCTATATGCCACTACAGCTGCCAACCATGAATTTCCGCAGTCACCGGCTTCTGCGACGctctcctccgccaccgccgaCTCTCTCCACTAAACCCACGGCGGTGGGCGGAGCCTCCGGCACCGGATTGTCCAGCCTCGGCAGCATAGCTCAGATCAGTCCGTGTCTCTACCTCTCCAGTGGGAACGCGGCGGGCAGCCGGCAGCTGGTCTACGCTCGCAATGTCACCTGCATCGTGAACGCCACGCTGGAGATTCCCAACTCTAACTGGCCGGACGTAGACTACATCAAGGTACCCGTGCCGGACTTACCCCACGCCCCTCTCGCCCTGTACTTTGATTCTGTTGCAGACCGCATCCACCAGAACGGGAAAAGGAATGGCAGGACATTGGTCCACTGTGTGGCGGGGGTCAGCCGCTCGGCCACGCTCTGCATAGCCTACCTGATGAAGTACCACCGCCTGTCCTTACTGGACGCCCACCagtgggtgaaaaccaggaggcCGGTGGTGCGACCCAATGCCGGCTTCTGGCAGCAGCTGATACAGTACGAGAAGAAGCTCTTTGGTAAAAACACGGTGAGGCTGGTGCCGTCTCCGCTAGGACTCATCCCAGATATATACGAGCGGGAAACCCGAAACCTCATCCCCGTCTGGGGCTTCAGATGAAGCAGCTGCAACTGATACTGGGACTGATAGACAATCGCTGGTGCTCCAAAGTATCCAGCCCCAGGACACACTGGACACTTTGTATCCCCACCCTTAAAGGGCAAGGTCCATCTTAATCCAATGAGAAGTTCTGCAGCTTTCCAACAGACTTTAGGTTTTAATTTCTTACAATTTCCAAGATGtctacttgctgtcagtgactgggaCCAATATCTATGTGCAAAGCCTGTACAGATCTAGTATGTCTCACAACTGAGGGTTTGCTActgttgtatccagtctagacaatcctctgtgagctaagaATGTCAACAGCACAAACCTGTCCAGTGTATCAGCCTGCTTGTCAAGGGGCTTTCCAGAACAtatatagatggggggggggggtccaaagTCAGGGCCGTCTGAAAAGATCACAATATTGGCatagctgtggcctcttcaccgaataccaagcacagcgccatactaaTTGTAGTGGctatacttggtattgcagctgagccgCATACACTTACATAGGACTGAGCTGTTGCTGTGCCATTTGACTCTTAGACCGCACCAGTCACGAGTGACACATCATCTTCAGACACTTGACTGCTAGAGAGCCTAGGTGTCTAAGAGTTCACccatatcctggaaaacccctttaaggctgcttAGCTTGCAATatttatacactggatatattgtaacaaaccctcagttgTGAGCAAGACGAGCAGAAATCTCTCCTGTACTATTAGTCTGTTCCAGTGTATCACTGCAGGTCACTGACAGGAGCGAGCGCTTTGTGCTATTGCATTTAGCTTGTAGAGCGGGGGATCGGCACTTGAGACTTGTTCACAGCTGAGGAGTTGTTACAATTTATTGAGTCTAGACAATCTTCTGTAAGGCCGTGTCTAGTTCCGAGTCCGTCTACAATTACAACCATGGATCACGATGTCACTTTTTCTTCCTGGTCCTTGTGTTTGCGGGGCTTTTTCATCCGGCGAGGTCAAGAAGAAATCAATGGACGTGTGAAGCATCATAGTCACCTCAGGATCCATGGTTGTTAGTCATTAGCGTCTGTTCACACTTTGCTCTAGATCCGAGACAGATTCCCGCAGGTGAAAATGCcggcagcagaaaatgaagaggaattcttcatTTTACGCAGTGTGAACAGACTCCAGTCTAACCAtcctagactgatacattgtagatgTAGATTCGCCCTGGATTCAGTAGGTGGCGCTTTTCCCACCCCTCCCCTGCGACCACGACAAATCAGGGTGGTCAGGGTTGCATTTTAGTTCAGACATGCAAGACAGAGCCCCCCCAACCACATCTAACATGCCCCAAGATGATCTAGCGCCACCTACTGCATCCAGCCCGCTCCATTCTAGCagtgttcccattcactgacagcaggcagagGTCTCCATAGACTGCAGCACAAAGTCCCTAGAGACTTGCCGAGCGTCCTTTCCAGAAGATGGCAGTTCCCGCTCCAGTAATGCCGAATGCTACAAGATATAgtcaattttatttttgtgtgattgTAAGAAGGACGGCGCCGTcgctggtggtggtggggggtgtcCGCGGCTCCTCGTTTATTTTTATTGTGAAGACAACATTGATGGTGAAACAGTTCCTTCTATATAGGGATATCTCTATAGGATCCTTATTTTTCAGATGTAGGGGGCGACATAGATTTCTAAATAAAAGTCATTTAACAAATAATGTGAAAAATAATGGatttatttacaaaaacagaTAAAATGAGATAAAAAGAAAAAGACGAAGAAAACGGGGAGGGGGGTGGGAAGAGATGCCGTgtgactgtgggggcaactgatgGGTTAAAATAAATATGCATGTACCTTGCTAGGTGATGATCTGTAACCTGTAGCTCTCCGGCTGTTGCATGCTGGGAGCCAAAGGTTGCAGGTCACCGCTGCGGATGGTTGTTTACCTTTAAAGTGAGTAggagtatatatggtgtaatGCCGAGGTGGTGACATGAGGGGCACAGAGTACCCCCGTCTGCCATCACCAATTGTATGTCAATGAATAACCTGGATCAGTGGTGTCAAAGCTGTGACAACTACAACGTACATAAAAGAGGGATCGGGAAGGGAAGAAGTCAAGACATCCAAAGACAATCTTCTTGGCACGTGATGGAGAAACCTCCAGTTAGTCCTATGTACATGAGATTGGGTACATTAACCCTTCAATCAATCACTCTCCCCATCATCACTGATGATCCCCTTTAAGCCGGACCAGTCTATTGGCCTCTTTTTGCGGGGGGGACCTTCTTCCCCTTCAGATTCAGATCCCACAGATTTCCGGTAGGGGGAGTCTTCACGGATTGGGGAGTTCCGATAGGGGTTCCAGGTGCTGCGCCGTCGAGGTCGCCCTGCAGGAAATATAGTTTGTCAGTAACAATGGCATCAGCGAGTACAGTGCACTGGGGCGGTCACATTTTGGGATGTGTTTACACCGGTCAGAGATAAATCTACATTTACAGTCGTCAGTACAGTTTATGGAAAGGTTGAAGGGTAGGATTCCTTAAATAGTCCCAGACTGTGGGGTATACAGACTCACCGGACGTCTCGATGATGTTGTTGGTGTCTAGTTCCGCCAGCTCCGCCGCCTCCTCCCTCTTCAGTCGCACCACGCGGCATTTCTCCAATGATGGCTTCCCTGCAGGAGAGATCAGGCAGATCGGCATCACGTAGCCCGCTCCTCAGAGCCCGCCCCAACCATCTGACCCCATCCTTTACCTTTCACCCCCAGGTCCTCCAGCTCCTTCTTCAGCACCTCCACCATAGACTTCACCGAGCGGCAGTTCTGGAACAGCTTCTTGTAGTTCCTGCGGGCTCCGCAGGTCAGAATGTACTTCTTGAGGCGGACGATGGAGTGGTGCTCCTCCTTGGCGGTGCCCTGTGAAGACGGAGACACATTGTATGTTGGATCCTCACACCCTGCTCCCCTGCCCCCGCACTGTCTCTCCCGGTCTCGCCATACCTGCTTCTTACTGCTCTTCCCTTTGGTGTCAGGCTCAGATTTGTCAGATGAATCGCTGTCTCCTGCATCTTTCTGGTCCGTTTTCTTCTTGGCTCCACCCTCATCGCTGTCGTCAGAGTCGCTCTCCTCCTGCGCAGCtgtcttctccttccttcctttgcCGTCTGTCTCTTTACCCTTACCTGCAGTCTCCTCATCACTGTCTGTTTTCAGGTCGCTCTCATCTTCACTGTCACGGTTTGTCTTTTTACTTGGAGGTCTCTTTTTACCATCACTGTCATTCTTGTGCACTGTCTTTTCTGCACTCTCGTCTTCACTTTCACTGCCTTTCTTGGGTGCTCTCTTTTGGGGGCTGCACTGGCCTTTCTTCTTCGCTGCTCTCTTTCCTGCACTCTCTTCTTCACTATCACTGTCTTTATTTGAACCTGCACTCTCATCCTCGCTGTCACTGCCTTTCATGGCAGCTTTCTTCTTTGGCGATCTCTTTTCTGCACTCTCGTCTTCACTTTCACTGTCTTTCTTTGCAGCTTCTGTCTTGGGTGCTCTCTTTTGGGGGCTATACTGGTCTTTCTTCTTTGATGCTCCCTTTCCTGCACTCTCTTCCTCACCATCACTGTCTTTATCTGATGCTGCACTCTCTTCCTCACTGTCCTTCATGGAAGCTTTCTTCTTTGGCGATCTCTTTCCTGCACTCTCTTCCTCACTATCACTGTCCTTATCTGATGCTGCACTCTCCTCTTCACTGTCAGTCATGGCAGCTTTCTTCTTGGACACTCTCTTTAgcggtctctcatcttcctcttcactgTCGCCATCTTTCTTACCAGTTTTCTTCTTGGACACTCTCTTTAGCGGtctctcatcctcctcttcactgTCGCTATCTTTCTTACCAGTTTTCTTCTTTGGCGCTCTCTTTCGCGGtctctcatcctcctcttcactgTCGCTATCTTTCTTGCCAGTTTTCTTCTTTGGCGCTCTCTTTCGCGGtctctcatcctcctcttcactgTCGCTATCTTTCTTGCCAGTTTTCTTCTTTGGCGCTCTCTTTCGCGGtctctcatcctcctcttcactgTCGCTATCTTTCTTGCCAGTTTTCTTCTTTGGCGCTCTCTTTCCTGCACTCCCTTGGCCCTTGCTGTCTTTTCTTTGCGCTGTCTTTCCTTTGGCCTGAGGTTTGCTCTCTTTTTTTGCCGCCTTTTTCTTACGCTCCAACTCTTCTCCTTCACTCTCACTGTCCCTCTCATTTCTTGTTGGACTCTTCAAAGCCCTGGCTTTCTTTTTTCCGTCTTCTCCAGTACGTGCACTCTGTTTCTTGGTAGCAGTCTTCGGTTTACTCTCGATCACTTCCACTTCACTGTCTGAATCAACCTCCTGAGGTCTCTTCCTAATGGCCATCTCTTCTGTCTCACTGTCACTGCTGGATTCTGAGACACTCTTTTGCTTCTTGGCAGTCACTTTCTTCTCTTCTCTGATATCACTGTCTGTCTCTTCTTCTGAGCCATCTTTGATCTTCTCTTTCCTTCTTTTTGGCGTTGTTTTTTCCTTCCTCTTAGCTCCATCTCCTTTGTTGAGAACCGCAGTCTCCTCTGCTCTCCCTTTAGTAGGGAACTTCTTGGTCACTGGGGTCTCTGGGGAACTTCCGGACAGTCTCTTGATGTCTCTCTGCTCAATTCCAGAATCCTCCTCCTCCGACTTATTATCTGGAAGAGACAGATGTAGAGTAACCATTAGTCTGACTCTCACAGCAGTCAAGCTTCATCCCGATTCACGCATGTAACACGTGTGTGTGGTTTACGTGTCAAGAGTCTgtgaaaagctgggtgactgagGCCATGGGCAGAGTGTTCTGGCATGTGCCTATATATGTTGGGCACAGTCAGTGCTACAGGGTTATTATgggtcctccctccctccccccaccatccTGTTCTGAGCGCTAATAAATGGTTATTATACCTCATGTGATGTGATAAGGAAACGGATTACCAGGCGGAGTAATGGGGGGGAACATTCCCAACGTTAACCCCTCGTACGCCTGGTGTTACTTACCAGACTTTACATTAAAAATGTAACAGCAGCCACACTTAACACCTTAGATATTatttctcacagctgaggtttcgttacaatgtatccagctcAGTCAACCCTCTGTGTGGACTTCAGACTGATATTTCTATCTATGCTGATGCGCTGGATCAGTCTGAAGTCCTGCTTAACTCTCAGAGGATTGTCTAcactgtaacagaccctcagctgtgagaagtattaggGTAGGACGTGTTGTTGTTGGAATGGCCAGCGCTGCTCGTGTCTAACATTTTTCCCACGGGTCAGCGGTTCACTTTACTGACCCGAGGCACACAGAGCAGGACATGCCATTATATGCACATGGTGGGTGATACACAAGACCTTGGCTGctaatacatatactgtacatatgacaCTCAGAGAGTTCCAGCAGCTCCGTCACATGACTAGACGCACGATGTCTCTGCGCCGCGCAGGAACACAGCATTACATGAACCCTCTCCCCACGTGGTACTCACCATCTATCTGCTTGCGCTTCTTCCCCGGGGGCTCCTTGTTCTCCACCACCGCGCTGTCGCTGTCCTGGCGCCCCCTCTTCTGCACCTTCATGATGAGGGGCTCATCGTCACTGGCTTCTTCCTCCTACAAGACACGAGAATAGAGGACATGACTGCAGAGATGCTGCAGAACCCCTTTCCACCATAATTATATCAACACACTGATCACCTTCTGACCACAGCATGCTCTCCTGTTCAGACATGTGGTCAGACTCGTAGCTGACAGGATCACATCATCCATCAGACCCCTCCAGGCAGCTCTCTGAGCCCTCCTCATTTCTCTGCATTTCCCTCCAGTGCTGAAAAAGACGACTGCCCCATCTAAAGGACATCTCTACTGTATCtaagagtgctgtgtgcagaacttccagtgtatcctatgagatgcagcttcacattgctcttccctgcctcctccttgtaAGAGCTGACATTGAGAAACCTACCACAAGAGGCAGCAATTCAGTCGGAGAGTCCATACAGTGATTAGCTGCAGTTCTACAACTCTCCTGACTCAAGTCTTTCTTAAAGGGAATATCCAGGGACTTGAAATTAACTTGGGGTTCCAAGATGGTTCCCTCCGCAGCTCATGTGAACAGAACCATCCCCCTGGCTCATTCTGCCCCATCCCTCCTCTCCAGTTTACAATGGGGGCCAGCTCATTATTGTAAAGTTTGCACCCAATTACCTGTGCAAACAGAAGAGGGGGAAAGAGACTCAGGGGACAGGGCTGGATCCAATCAAGTGACCCAGGGCAGAAACCAATCTAGAACCCTGGGTCCCATTgcaacaaacacttacatcagcTATGTTAGATAATTTCTAGTCTCTGAATGACCtctctgtgtgcagaatctccagtgtatcctatGAGATGCCGCTTCACACTGCTCTCCCCTGACTCACACTGTGCATCTATctgtgtgtgcagaatctcctgtGGATTTCTGTAAGATAACGCTTCTCACCGCCTACTACTTGAGTGTCCCCCATGTGCGGCGACATCATTTGTCACCCTTATATTGGATGGAGAACAGTACAGTGTGATGAGGGATTGTGGGCGATGAAGTGTGTATTAGGGGTACAAAGAGCCAAAATGGCAGACAACCCATAAATAGCACATACACTAATACCTAGAAACAAAGCATTGATCAGAGACTCCACTGTTCTGGGATGCCACAACCACAGCAACGCACTAGCACGTCGCTAACGGGGCgacaaatggggtgaaatagccaGGATCAGACTTTCTCAGAGCCCAAATGTTACGTATTACAGCCTGTACCTGCTGCTGATGCCATAATGTCACACCCATATGTAGGATGGGGTTAAAAGTGTTGACACCCCCACCTCCAATCACATATCAATCCTTCGGTTAGGATctttcctaacagtctaagaacgaactcccctcctgacagtactgtgtgtggcgCTATACTGTgcggggtgttccttaccacccagccatgacatcaagcggtgaagaacgccccctcccctcctgacagtactcgtccatagactcactgctcagcgtcatgactgggtggtaaggaacacccctcacagtatagcgccacacacagcactgtcaggaggggtagtcccagttagactgtcaggaacacccttctgacagtgaagagctatcggtaaatgccccaacatctccagccccggggcacataatgggaaacctGACAGTGcgcggctttctagtggtatataaaaccgcatctgtccaagaacatgaaaggtcgtctttaactccttcccgacatccgccgtactagtacggtgcatgccgggtgtttaactgcagattgaaatgtacagcatcaccatgctcctggcagtagcatggcgatgctgcggccctggcacccaccccggtgtctgtatgccgggtctgtaagggccggttcacacatgctgatgtgttccgtccgtaaggagtccgcatgaggaatggaatacaagcgcaactgcaagcgccgtGCAGTTCAAGcatacgggccccatagactatgaccatctgtaatagtaatgtagagaatctcccatagacggcaatacactcgtattataatacaaataataataaaataataataataataaaatagtgaaaaaaaaagtttttaaaaaatataataaataaaagttctaaatcactcctttccctggaatacatataagggcaggttcacaccagcacccgatctctgttatgcagattcggttttctgttggcagaaaacggaaaccgaCATTCATTGTCCGCCGGTGAGTGTCTtcagctctccgtggcgaaacagtttttttcttttaccggacacaaagtcctgcatgtctgactttgtgactggttaataaaaaaaaaaaacctgtttcgccgcAGAAAGCGCTAactggcggacacttttcaaactcatgaatgggtttgaaaactgcctgctgatttccgtctcctgtccagtttctcgggcaggaaatggaaacctgcataacggagatcgggcgctggtgtgaacctgcccttaaaatagaaaatgactgtgacacacaaacacattaggtatccctgtgtctgacagtgcccggtctactgaatataggggatctgcagcgctcctgttccgtcgggaaggggttaataggaacactgcggatcccctatattcagccaggctgagttccaagcaggggggggggggggggaccaaacccccccccccccccaaaaaaaaaaaaaaaaaaaaaaacagtcctcaagctcagggaaggggcagccagacaaccaaaacaccccctccccttccccagcaccccaaaactccaaccattttaatttttgaaattttccagtagctgctgcattccccccccccccctcggcttatactcgagtcaataagtttcccagtttttcgtggtaaaattaggggcctcggcttatatttgggtcggcttatactcgagtatttatggtaaaaaaataaataaaaaaaattacaatttcaaatcacccccctttccctagaacacatataaaagtagttaaacactgtgaaacacctacacattaggtatccctgtgtccgaaatcacccgctctacaaatctataaaaatatatttcttgtatggtaaatgccgtagcgggggaaaaaaaaaaaagaagaaaaatcaaaagtgccaaacagccatttttatttcacggttttgcctctgataaaattttaataaaaaatgatcaaagcaatagcaatttccaaaaatggtaaaactaaaaggtacctgcaaaaaaaaaaaaaaaaaaaaaaaaaaaaaaaaagctctatgcatccctgtacacgcaagtataaaaaagaaaaagttacggctgtcagaatacagcgacttttagataaaaaaaaaaaaaaaaattggcacagtctgggatttttgttaaggggttaaaatgtaaataaaaccatataattttGGAGTCTTCAGACTCGTacagaaacacagaatacaggtgacgtcattttggctgtgCAGTGatcgctgtaaaaacgaagcccataagaaaaattgcacaaatgcattttttcttcaaatccctcgcattctgaatgtttttccagcttcccagtacattgtacagaataaaaaatggtgaaatcatgaagaaaaaattgtcctgcaaagattaaggcctcatatggctccgagagcagagaaataaaaaaagttatggggtttggaagggggagagtcaaaaacaaaaatcagaaaatgccattggggtgggaaggggttaaaggggctttctgggaaTGTAATATTGCTGGAGCAGCCTCAGGAGAGATCATCATTATTAGAGTTGTTGCCCTCTGGGGGTCCCGGGTATCGGCCCCTGCGATCTGACattgataatctatcctaagGCAGGTCTTCAATCTGTAGTTGTGGAAACCCCCTCTAAGGCCCCGCACAATGGCCGGTAAGTGTCTGAATGCCTTTAATATAAGAGTCAACTCATAAgctctactccagtcacacccagagctgcaatcaTACATCCACTGCTTACCAGAAAGCACAGCATTGTGGGTGCTCAGCTATTAGCAGGGGGTGCAGAGGcgtcagctctggatgtgactagagaatAGTGGTGTGTAGCGGCAGGCACCCTGATAGGCGGCACGCTCATCCCCTCCCGTCACCTGCATCCTCAGCAGCTCTTCCTCCACGATTTTCTTCAGGGTTTGGCGTTCTGGTGTGGACAGCTCTGATTGGCCGCAGTGAGCCAGGTACTTGGAGCGCACCGAAGACTGCGACAAGACACTGCGGGGAGAGAGAACAACACACCATGACATCATATGATGGGAgatccagtgatgtcatacaccTCAGTAAATATAAGGATACAGAGCACTATGACATCATAGCCCCGGATATAACATCACACCGTGCAATAATAGCATccaccgccatacagtacaggcTCCACTGCCTcagtatatgacatcacacacCTCAGTATGACATCATACTACACAAGAGCTGCTAGATAAGAATCTTACAGTCCAGTACATACAATGACATCATACGTCTCAGCATATAATGCGCCCAGTGACGTCACACTGTCCCGCACATATCataagacagtgatgtcacacggcCCATACATTTCCCCCCATAACGTCTCTAACACAGTCTCCAGCACATGACGTCATACACCACACACAGGATGACGATAATGACGTCACTTCGCTATTCCCTGACCCCAATGCCCGGATCGTATTGCCCGTGCTGATGTCACCCCTCACCTGAGGTCTGGGCTACGCTGAAACAGCCCCCGGATGAAGCGCCGCATCTCCCGGCCCACATCTCCCGCCATGTTTAAACCTAAACCAACAGGATAGAGGCTCCGCCCAAGAGCCTCTCATTGGCTCGGACCCTCCTAGTGACTCCTGATTGGTAGATGGCGGGAATGCTCCGCCCTCAGAGACTCTGATTGGAAGATCTATTAAGCTCCTCCCACTAGAGCCGCCGCCATTTTATCGAAGTATTACTATACAATACAATCTATTCAGTCATGGCAACGGGAAGTGACGTTCAACCCTAGCGCGGAGTGAGCGGGGCTTATTCCCTGGAAGTGAGAGAGGTGAGAGAGGGGTGTAGTGGGGGAAACACACGTCTTACATTGACTCCCCCGCGTTACTATGTGCCCAGGGCTGCAGGGTGTACTGGGGTTTGTAGTTCCATAGAACATGCTGCAGAGTGCGCAGCGGAGcagttgcctatagcaaccaatcagattgctgCTTTTATTCTCAGGATTGAGAGCTGGCGTCTGATTGGCGGGGAATTGGCTCAGGCTGCGGAGCTGCTGTATGGCTGGTCAGgctttgtcacccagctttcctgagcTCTATCACTTAgtagtctaggaaagctgggtgatgtctGCTGTGAGAGATGGACTGGCGGCCATGTGGGCTCTTTCCCTGGAGACTGTAACTTACAGCGCTCTGATGTACAATGATGATGACAATGATTATAAGACAGAAATTCATGACTTTTTGACTGTGAGCCGCCACAGGGTGGGGTGAGAGCTGCCCTTACTGACTGTTTCCCTTTAGGGTCAGGTGTAAGCCATTTTACTGACCGTTTCCTTTCAGGATCAGGTGTGAGCCGCCCTTACTGAGTGTTTTCCTCAGTCAGATGTGAGATTCCCTTACTGACGGTTTCCTTGCAGGATGCGGTGTGAGCGGTCCTAACTGATTGTTTCCTTGCAGGATCATATGTAAGCTGTCCTTACTGACTGTTTCCTTGCAGGATCATATGTAAGCTGTCCTAACTGATTGTTTCCTTGCATGTGTGACCCACCCTTACAGACCGGTTCCTCGCAGGATCAGGTGTGAGCAGCCTGTACAGACCGTTCTCTTGTAGGTTCAGATGTGAGTTGACTTTAGTGACTGTTTCCCC
This region of Leptodactylus fuscus isolate aLepFus1 chromosome 8, aLepFus1.hap2, whole genome shotgun sequence genomic DNA includes:
- the HIRIP3 gene encoding HIRA-interacting protein 3 isoform X2, giving the protein MAGDVGREMRRFIRGLFQRSPDLSVLSQSSVRSKYLAHCGQSELSTPERQTLKKIVEEELLRMQEEEASDDEPLIMKVQKRGRQDSDSAVVENKEPPGKKRKQIDGEYHEEDSGIEQRDIKRLSGSSPETPVTKKFPTKGRAEETAVLNKGDGAKRKEKTTPKRRKEKIKDGSEEETDSDIREEKKVTAKKQKSVSESSSDSETEEMAIRKRPQEVDSDSEVEVIESKPKTATKKQSARTGEDGKKKARALKSPTRNERDSESEGEELERKKKAAKKESKPQAKGKTAQRKDSKGQGSAGKRAPKKKTGKKDSDSEEEDERPRKRAPKKKTGKKDSDSEEEDERPRKRAPKKKTGKKDSDSEEEDERPRKRAPKKKTGKKDSDSEEEDERPLKRVSKKKTGKKDGDSEEEDERPLKRVSKKKAAMTDSEEESAASDKDSDSEEESAGKRSPKKKASMKDSEEESAASDKDSDGEEESAGKGASKKKDQYSPQKRAPKTEAAKKDSESEDESAEKRSPKKKAAMKGSDSEDESAGSNKDSDSEEESAGKRAAKKKGQCSPQKRAPKKGSESEDESAEKTVHKNDSDGKKRPPSKKTNRDSEDESDLKTDSDEETAGKGKETDGKGRKEKTAAQEESDSDDSDEGGAKKKTDQKDAGDSDSSDKSEPDTKGKSSKKQGTAKEEHHSIVRLKKYILTCGARRNYKKLFQNCRSVKSMVEVLKKELEDLGVKGKPSLEKCRVVRLKREEAAELAELDTNNIIETSGRPRRRSTWNPYRNSPIREDSPYRKSVGSESEGEEGPPRKKRPIDWSGLKGIISDDGESD
- the HIRIP3 gene encoding HIRA-interacting protein 3 isoform X1; this translates as MAGDVGREMRRFIRGLFQRSPDLSVLSQSSVRSKYLAHCGQSELSTPERQTLKKIVEEELLRMQEEEASDDEPLIMKVQKRGRQDSDSAVVENKEPPGKKRKQIDDNKSEEEDSGIEQRDIKRLSGSSPETPVTKKFPTKGRAEETAVLNKGDGAKRKEKTTPKRRKEKIKDGSEEETDSDIREEKKVTAKKQKSVSESSSDSETEEMAIRKRPQEVDSDSEVEVIESKPKTATKKQSARTGEDGKKKARALKSPTRNERDSESEGEELERKKKAAKKESKPQAKGKTAQRKDSKGQGSAGKRAPKKKTGKKDSDSEEEDERPRKRAPKKKTGKKDSDSEEEDERPRKRAPKKKTGKKDSDSEEEDERPRKRAPKKKTGKKDSDSEEEDERPLKRVSKKKTGKKDGDSEEEDERPLKRVSKKKAAMTDSEEESAASDKDSDSEEESAGKRSPKKKASMKDSEEESAASDKDSDGEEESAGKGASKKKDQYSPQKRAPKTEAAKKDSESEDESAEKRSPKKKAAMKGSDSEDESAGSNKDSDSEEESAGKRAAKKKGQCSPQKRAPKKGSESEDESAEKTVHKNDSDGKKRPPSKKTNRDSEDESDLKTDSDEETAGKGKETDGKGRKEKTAAQEESDSDDSDEGGAKKKTDQKDAGDSDSSDKSEPDTKGKSSKKQGTAKEEHHSIVRLKKYILTCGARRNYKKLFQNCRSVKSMVEVLKKELEDLGVKGKPSLEKCRVVRLKREEAAELAELDTNNIIETSGRPRRRSTWNPYRNSPIREDSPYRKSVGSESEGEEGPPRKKRPIDWSGLKGIISDDGESD